In Papaver somniferum cultivar HN1 chromosome 9, ASM357369v1, whole genome shotgun sequence, the genomic stretch aagttatttctcatatcaatcaggctcatagatttttatctgtttgatttgctgattgaattgagaaatagagataaagctctttgatatatctcttgatagaGCTCGatattaagttggtgctctcagaaatGTGTTAgaggttagtccatacagattgcagaacgaattattgggtgtggttgttataattTCTTACCTCCTTGAGACACATGTCTTCTTCCTTCCTTATTACAAAAATGTCATTCATTCCTTAATAAGTTATCCTTGACTCCTTGGTCAACCACCTTTTACCCTCCTTGACCTCATAATTCTCCATATTACCCTTGGATACTATATTTAGGATCGGACCAAACCACTTTTTGGACCGGGTCGAGTCCCCAGTACCTCTGTGGACTTGAGCTTATAAATCGTTTAATGACCACCTGGCCGAAGTAGTGAATTTTCATGTATTAACATTATTTCCCTGACTGTTGAAGAGGCGTAGTCTCATCAACAGTCATACCAGTTGATAAGATATTACTCAAGATGCGTATATCGTTTTGGACGCAAGTTTATTATGTGTGATGACGCCTACATATAGAGAGCAACTTAGTTACAATGTTTGCGCGTTACTTAGGAACAAATATATTTGATGGGTTTAAGAAATAGTGAGGTTAATCACACAATCGGTCTCATCTGTGGTCAACGTCACAGGGAGGAACTATAAACTTCGAGATCGGATTCCCGTATAAGAAGAAAGTTGGTGTTCAACTGTCATAGCGTTCGGTTATAAGTGAGGGTACTAGTAGGGTTGCGCTTTTCGCTCCAAAAATCATGAGTTTTCTTACTTCTAGTCGAATCCTATTTTGTCAAATTATATCTCGTTTTCCAAGGTCAACTCTTCAGCTATGGAAGTCATGGCTTGGAAAATTGTTGTTCTGATTATGGTGATGTTAAAGGTAATTCTCATGGTTTTAGCGATCGAACACTCGTCATCTAGCATTGAAGGGTTGTGTTAATGCCTGTAAGTTGTATATGGTGTAACATTAACCATTATATGCTTAATACATCGTCGTATTGATCGACGGGCATTAACCACTACGAGGATGAGTTATGCCAATTAGTTAGTAATGCAGAAAACTATTGAGAGAAAACGGTGTGTTGGATATGCTTATTTCCTTTAAAGCGTTTTGGCATACAAGTAAAAGTTCATGTGGAACCGTTGGTGTTAGTGATTTAAACATCAGTATGAATGAGGATTATTTTAGGATGCCAATCGGGTTTCGATCTCCGCTAGTAATAATCTCTCCTTGCATATGCTTACTTCGTAAAGACTTCATGTCATGTGCGATGAGAATTTGTGCAAGTATGATGAGTGTATGGACGTATTACTAGTCCACTCCCCccctttttttccctttttttgtgCGACAAAAAACAAAGTGTAATCTTTATTTCCCCCTATCCCCCCATTTTTTTTATAAGGAGAGAGAGGAGGAGAGCAGCAAAACTAAGTGTAATTACTCCTTTGTAGAAGGGGTAGCTGACTTTATTATAGGAGACGTGGTCCCGACTTCTCTTGTGGAAGGAGCGGCTCTGACTTCTCTGTGGAAGGAGCGTCATCAAATGGACCGGGATGGAGGTCACTTAAAGCGTTCTCACCATAGTCAAAATTATCTGGTCTGAAGTGGAGGCCGCTTGGGTCATTTACCCTGCCACATTTATTGGTGTTGGGTGTTGTTTTGGTCGAACAAGGTGAATTTGTCCTCTGCCGCTCTTCGTGGCCATTTGTACTTTTTGGACAAGGGGCTAGATGCCCGTTGCCGTCTTCTTTGTTGATCTATTTCATAATTATCTGGATTGGGATGGAGGTCGCTCAAGCCGTTCCCACCATCGTAATCATGTAAAATCATGGTCCACCAGATGCACGAAGCAGTCTGTAACCTTTTTACTCATTCGTTTATTGTCGATCGGATGTGCGGGGCTTTCTGTGACCTTTTTACTCACTAACTCATAGTCGATCAGAGGCGCGAGGATCTTCGTGACTTTTTCATGTATTGATTCAATAGCCATCCGGACGAGCGAAGCACTCCGTAGACTTTTTTATGTTACCGATCAAATGCGTGGATCAGTCCGTGGTTTTGTATTTGATAGCCGACCAGATGTGCAGAGCACTCTATAGACTTATTTATGTTACCGATCAGATGCGTCGAGCAATCCATGGTTTTGTATTTGATAGCCGACCAGATGCGCGGAGCACTCTGTAGACTTATTTATGTTGCTGATCAGATGAAAGGAGCAATCCGTGGACtcttttatgttttcaatcagatgCACGGAGCAGTTTGTGGCTTTGTTCAGCGGCCTCTACGAACCATATTTCAATTCGGTAGTCAATCATGAAATTCAAGACAAGATGATATTAATGCTTTGTAAAGTTAATAAAGTGCCAACCTACACAACTAGATTACTCATGGAGCGTAAATATTGATATTCAAGTAACCTTTAATTTAGGTGCTTAATGATTTTAATTAACAAAATATACGAGATGTACTTTGAACAAGCAGAACAAAAGTAAATAGGAGTTTAAGGAGAGAATTTGCTAAAGCGGCTATCATGTGGAATGAAGGATTAGAACACAAAATAATTGAGAAAGTCCTTAGGTACACAAGATGTAATATAAACAGACTGACGATTTTTATATGCTTTAAAGTTAGAAAATAATCCGCACTTTAATGGTATGTACAAGTGCCGATATTGAAGAAAATCACAATAGGTGCTATCCAGACAAACACCCAGCATAAATAACAGTTGATCAAAGATTCAATAGTAACACGCAGTGCGTCAATAATTTGACACCATATACATGTGATTAGGTTTGTTTCTATAATTTACGCTTCATGCTTTATAAACATGAAGGGTTTTAAAAGCctataaatattattatttttgccTTGTATTCGTAAATGTCCTGGGGAATCAAGATAGTTCTTGGTTGAGAAAAAATTTTCTTGGTTAAGCAaattttttagaaataaaaatattCTTTCCTGTTTTACCTTTCAATTAAGAGTTATTTAAATTAATTTCAAGGGAGTAGAATTAGATCGCTACTTTTCACAATGACTACATAATCTCTTGGTTTTCGCCACACTCAAAAAGTATCATTATTTCCAGGTTCTTCCTTCCATTCGAAACAGTAGAAAATACTATTGCTATATCAAATGATTTCAAAATTAAAACGatttcttacatgatttgtatatTTTTGGGTCTAATTAGTTAAAACATGCTAAACAAAAAAATTGATCATACACACTTAACGTTTTGATTAATAGAATCATCCATTACGCATCCGTAACAAACAACAGCAGAAAAAAGATCATATTATAAATTTGGATTCGAGAAATTATGAtcccattttttttaaataaaactcAAACCCAACTTTCCAAACCCTAACTATAATATCTACCTGTTTTTCTAAGATCCTACATATCTAAGGAAATCTGTTTGAGTCTCCAATCTTATTATTGCTTTATGAATGTTGGAAAGAATTGAGATGAGAAATTATTAAGGAAGAGGAAGAGACGAAGAACCAGAGAggatgaagagaaaaaaaaattaaaaacctgCTCTCTTATCAATGCCATTGATTACTGTAGCTAAGTTATTATCAAAATGGGTATATATGGAAATTTAGTTTTTATATTTAATGATATGGTTATTCTATCGATAAGTTAtgaaaacaataacaaaaatacAATTTATACCCTTCTTAACTTGTCCATGAGAGCACAAGTAAACAAAACCAACTATGAATGTATTGCAAATATGCAAATGTATTCTTCACCTAAATAAGTGTTACGTGCACGTGTATAATAATTacgtagactttttttttttaatcatataaAATCATCACATATATCATCATGTGGTAAGAAATTAGAAGGGAGTGTAGCAACAAAGCAGGCTTATATTAATCATATAAAATCATCACATACATCATCATGTGGTAAGAAATTGGAAGGGAGtgtagcaacaagctgagccccGACCGCTTTTTGAATGACAACCCCTAACCTATGGAAAAGAAACTCTCCAACTTTGACATTTGCATCATTACTAGCCATATAAATACGAAACCTCTTTAGGAATGTGATAGTATCATCGCCGAGTTCACCTAAGGTAGTGAAGGCAAGGACCCTCAAACCCAACCCATTCTCCGTACATTTCTCAAGATATTTAACACATTTGTGATCAATAGCATTGGCAAGGGCCTTCCCTGGGGTAAAGGTACGTACTCCATCACCTGTGAAGGGAGAGACAACGGTCACATCCATGCACACATCACGCCCATCAATCCAATTATGAACTAGAATGTCCGCAGGTCTTAAGGAAAGTGATACATTATGGGGCTAGTGGTATCATTGTTTAGACAAACATCTGATCCACTGCAAAGGTTCTTACAGACAATAGACAAATTTAAAGCTTGCAAATTTTGGAGTCTATGAATAAGTTTAAGACCCGTTAAAACAAAAGTTATTGGTTTAATATTTAAATTATTTTCGGCATTCAAAAGCTGCTTTTCCCTGTGGTAGTTCCTGCTGAATCTTCCTTTGATGGCTTTAATGTAGAGAGCATTGAAGTGTTCCAGAATTTCATTGGTTTCAGCATGTATCTCTATATTCATGTGTTGCTTTTCCTCAGCCCACCCATCCAAAAGCTAGTTCAGCTCCTCCTGTGGCTCCTCCTGCTCCCTAATTTCCTGCGTGTCCTCTGCTATCAACATATTTGCCTGCAAAATCAATAATAGTTAGGGCTGAGAAAAAATGATTACTGTTAGGATCCTGTATAGTGCAGATTTTGATTATGTAACCATAATCCTGATGTTGCTGAGGGATCCCAACATGGAATCCATTGTCTCCTATTTGAATACCAGTATCAGAGGTATGCCCCTGAGAGTTCAGAGCATGATGTGTCAAATTGTGGATTCTGTTATAgccacataagtattgttgaatgctAAGATAGGTTTTCTTAGCATTGGGTGTGATGTTTTGGAAGACTAGATCAAATCTAGccttccaaataaaccagcaAGTAGTAGCATAGGTGTTGATATTTGCAGTATTTCTTGTATGTTGAAACCAAGcattgaaccaatccatgaaaaGTGTTTGATGATCAAAAAGACCATGATTGTCACTAAACATAAGCTTCCAAACATCAGTAGAAGCTGGGCAATTTAGGAACATATGTGTCATTGTCTCCTCCCCACttttgcatattttgcatatgagATCAATATAGTGAAGGATGCTGGCAGTTTTAGCATTAGTTGGGAGgatttcatgagcacatttccagagaAAGATTTTTATGGCAGGTGCAACTTCCATATTCCATATAGATCCCCAGTCTCTTGTTACTTGGTCATTTCTGTAAAGATTCTCTATTTTGGCTTTGTACAAAGCTTTAACAGAGAAATTGCCTGTGTTATTGAGATTCCATTGCATACTGTCTTCTTCCCTGGGATGAATAACAAGAGAAGATATGGCTTGAGCAATATCAGGATTGAAGGTCTGTTGAATAAGCTGAATGTTCCATTCCTTCTGATCTGTCATTAAATGAGCTAGAAGTTGAATATCATTTGGGAAGTTTGCAGGTTTCGTGAGCTTGTCAGTTGAATGAGGTATCCATATGTCCTCCCAGACTCTTATTTTGTTGTCATTGTCTATTCTCCAGAAGCAATGTCGCTGAATGTTTTGAATACCTTCAAGAACTCCTTTCCATATCCATGAATCTCCATCTTTAAATTTGATGTTCATATTTAGCACATTTCTTCCTATTAAGTATTTGGCATCCATCAATTGGAaccatagagagtctttatcCTGTTCCAATCTCCAtcctatttttgttatcatggagcTATTGAAAAGTTCCATGCTCATGAATCCTAATCCACCAAGAtctttgggtttgtatatggctGTAAGCCTTAGGATAGTAATCAGTGGGGTTTTCCAAGTTCTTCCCCCAGAAGAAGTCCCTTTGTAACTTGTTCATATGTTGACAGGTTTTCTTTGGTATTATGAAGCAGTTCATTTGGTAAATGCTGGTTGTTGAGGTGACAGATTTTATTAAGACCTCTCTCCCAGCTGGGTTTAAGGGGGTATTCTTCCAACTTGAGAGTCTCATCTTCATATTATCTACCCCTGGTCTGAAAGATTGAATCTTGCTTCTATGAGTAAATAGAGGAGAACCTAAATATTTGTCATTTAAAGGTAGAACCTGAACTCCTAACAGCTTGCAGATTATGGGCATGAGAGCTGGATCAGTGTCCTTGCTGAAGAAAGCACCAGATTTAGTGAAGTTGATCAGTTGACCAGAGGTGTCCCCAAATATATTGAGGATATCCTTGAGGTTTTGGGCTTCAGTGGTATTAGCTTTGCAGAAGACCACATAATCATCAGCAAAGAGAAAATGGTTTATTGATTGAGCATTCTTGCAGATTTTTACTCCAGAGATAATTCCCAATTCTTCAGCATGAGATAAAGTTCTAGATAGTGCTTCCATGCAGAAAAGAAAGAGATATGGGGATAGGGGATCCCCTTTTCTGAGCCCTATGGAAGGATTGAAGAAGATATCTGGAGAACCATTTATTAGAACAGCTGCAGAAGTGGTGGAGATGCATTGCGTGATCTTATTGCACCAATCAGAATTGAAGCCAATTTTTGTCATAATGGTATGAAGGAATTTCCAGTcaactctatcaaaagctttttccatatcaatcttgatccccATGCTACCTTTGATGCCTCTTCTGGGTCTCATGGAATGAATGATTTCATGAGCAATAGTTATGTTGTCAGCAATCTGTCTTCTAGGAATGAAAGCATATTGGTAGGGAGAGATGATTTTATTTAAGTATGGTTTCATTCTTTGAGCTAaaagtttggatatgattttttAGGTGGTGTTGCAAAGGCTAATTGGTCTGAAATGACTAGGACAAGATGGGTTATCTATTTTGGGTATCAGGGATATGAAGGTTGAGTTCATTTCTCTGAGAAGGGGCCCAGAAATGAAGAAATGCTGGACCATTTTAACCAAGTCTTCTCCCACAATATCCCAGTTGGCTTGAAAGAAATTTGGAGGGAAACCATCTGGGCCTGGAGATTTTATATTTGGCCATACTGAAAAGGATTGCCTTGACTTCATGTTTGTCAGGAATTATGTTGAGATTGTTGTTTTCAGAGTTGGTTATAGAAGTAGGTATGAGATTGATAATTTCATGATTCATAGCAGGAGTTTCAGCAGTAACAATCTTGGTGAAGTGGTTGGTGAAGCATTGCTTTATTTCTTGAAAATCCTCAGTCCAGTTGCCAACACTATCCTGTATAGAGTCTATCATATTTCTTCTGCATTTTGTAGCTCTGTGGAAGTAATTAGTATTCTTATCCCCCAATTTGATGAACTGATCTCTGCTTTTGGTTTTCCAGAATTTTTCTTCAATGTCTTGCCAATCTCTGAAAACTTGCATTGCAGCTTTTGTAGCTTCACTTCTATCTTGTTTGAAGTAGTTTCCTTGTAACCAGTTTAGATGTTGTTTACTTTCTTCaatattggttttgatattgCCATACACTTCCTTGTTCCagacttttagtttcatcttaatGTCTTTGAGCTTTCTGGCTATGAGGAAAGCACTAGAACCTGATAAATTTCTCTGCCAGCATTCAACAATGATATCCCTACAATCCTTGTGGTCTAACCAAGGACCAAAGAACTTGAAAGGAATTTTACCAGTGCTCCAAGTAGGATTAGTGTTAAGAAGAATTGGGTGATGATCAGAACCAATAGCTAGAAGATTAGAGATAGTGGAGTTTGGATATAGAAGAAGCCAGGATTCAGTGGCAAGTCCTATATCCAATCTCTGTTCAGTGAGAGCAGGGCCACTTCTCTTGTTAGACCAAGTGAAGGGACAACCTGTGCTGCCTAAATCATTTAGATCCAAATCAATGATTTTGTTATTAAAAAGATTAGCTTCCACACTATCCAGAGGTTGGTTACTGTACTTTTCATTATCATGCAGAATGAAGTTGAAATCTCCTATGACCAACCAAGGGAGAGAGTGATTAGCAGCTGTGTACTCCAGATTTTCCCAAGAAGTAACTTTACTTTTAGTGTCATAGGGGCTGCCATAGTAACTAGTGAAAAACCAAGAAGGGCCACTAGTAGGCTTGATTATAGCATTGATATGGTTAAGGGAATGATCCAGAATCTCAACATCTAGATTGTTCTTCCATATCAATACTAGGCCTCCAGCTGTACCACTGGCCCCTCCAGGATTAACATGCCAATAATtttgaatattaagttgttgcataGTTTTTGTGAGTTTGGCATACTTCTGTTTGGTTTCAGAGATGAAATAGATGTCAGGGTTGAACTTATTCAACAAGTCATTCAGGTATTTCTTGGTATGTTTTTCCCCTAGCCCTTGGCAGTTCCAAGCTATTGAAGTGAAGAACTGccagaagtaggatatagagggGTATTTTGAGGTAGGCCTTCTAACTAAGGGATCATAGTAAATTAGCATACAACAGAGCAAAGTGTTCTGATAATGTTTCTTGCAACTATGATTATAATGGAAGAAGATAGTGATATATACTTTGATGTGGAGGTGCCAGCATCACCATTAGCCATCTGGGGAGTGTTTGAGTCCATCGGTTCAGCATAGTTGTCAGGATAATCCTTGTGTCTTTTGGTGTTATCAACTTCATTGGTTTTCATAGAGACATCAACTGGTGTTGGTTTTTTCCTCTTGGGCATAATCTGAATCTTGCCAGTTTCATAAGTAGTATCAGGGTCAGTGGGAGGGGTTGTTTCAGCAAAGACATGAATTGTCTTTCTATCCTTCCAAGCCTTCTTTTTGAGCTTAGATTTTTCAGCATCCATCATTTCTTTGATTTGGGACAAGGTTGGTAAGGATTGAGATGGAACTGCTGGGAAAACATTGGTCGGATCTAGAGCTTGAGAGGCATTGGTGTTAGGTGAGTGAGCGTGTTTGGCTCTAGCTGCTTCCTTGAGCTTAATCTTTGAGTGTTGATTCTTGTAGTTGATGAAAATTTTCTTGGAAAGATCTAGTTTCATGTTCCTGATTTTGCAAGCAATGACATCTGGGTGGGGTGAGTTAGGATCAACTCTAGAAGATGCTCCAAAAGTAAGGTGTTTGGAGGATGAGGGAGAAAAAATTTGCAATAGCCTTTTCTAGTTCTTTTTGCTTAGCATTCCTTATTTTGATTTCAAAGGCTGCTGCAGCATCAGCATCTGTGTATCCTCTATGAATGAGGTTTCTCCCTTCTTGAAAAGTTTTTTGATAAGCAGTTTGGGGTGGTGGTAAAGGTTGTGGGGTTAGCAGGCTTTTGTAGTTGTTGTAGTGGGATTTTGAGGGTGTGGGAGGGATGGGACAAGGAGGAGATGGGTGATCTAGAATTCTACAGACTTTTCAGAATCTAATACCATTGAGAGCATAAGCAAATTCAAGCCAGTGAGAGACAGTTGGTGTTTCATAGGCTtcaattccaaattttaaaggcCTAGTAACATCAATAATGAGTTTGACTTCTAAATTTTGCTCAAGTATGTCTCTCCCATAAGGTTTTTTAGCAGTTTGATAGACTCCAACAGGTTGCAGAATGTTGTCGATGTCTGTATGATATGGGTTGGGATTCTTTCGATGAGCAGCCATATCATAACCT encodes the following:
- the LOC113311954 gene encoding uncharacterized protein LOC113311954, whose amino-acid sequence is MGIKIDMEKAFDRVDWKFLHTIMTKIGFNSDWCNKITQCISTTSAAVLINGSPDIFFNPSIGLRKGDPLSPYLFLFCMEALSRTLSHAEELGIISGVKICKNAQSINHFLFADDYVVFCKANTTEAQNLKDILNIFGDTSGQLINFTKSGAFFSKDTDPALMPIICKLLGVQVLPLNDKYLGSPLFTHRSKIQSFRPGVDNMKMRLSSWKNTPLNPAGREVLIKSVTSTTSIYQMNCFIIPKKTCQHMNKLQRDFFWGKNLENPTDYYPKAYSHIQTQRSWWIRIHEHGTFQ